Sequence from the bacterium genome:
AAAATCCAAATTGTGCGGATAGGAAAATAGGACAAAAACAGAAAAACCAAAAACTTGCCACTAAAACACAAAATCGCACTAACCAGAAAACTGAAAAGTTTAGCCACGCCTGCCTGCGGTAGGCAGTGATTTTCACAGATCTACACGGATAACAGAAAGATTTAGAGTAGAGAAACAACAAAACACAGAAAAAACAGATAAATTGGGACACAGATTTCGGCAGATAACAAAAAGATTAGAAGATTACAGATTAAACCATGAAAGCACGAAAAACATATTAAAAACCTCGTTTTTTTAGTAAATAAGGCAGTAGAAAAATTTCTTTAAGGAAAGGCAGAGGATCATTATCGTCCCAGACTGCATCTTTTAAACCTGTTAACGAGTTGATATAATCTTCCGAACTAAGATTTCCTTTTATTATCTCCCCCATTGCCACGGGCAAATCCGTCAACAACCGCATCCATTTACCGTCAATCATTTTCTTATTTGATTTTTGTATCAGTCCCATCATATCATTATATAAAACAAGCGGGAAATTAATGCCAACAATATTTCCAAGCGTATGCCATCCCCATGTTCTTGCGTTTATGTCCAATAATTTATATTTTTCATCTCTTGTATCCCATATAAACTCAACTTCGGACAATCCATAATAATCCGCTTCAGACAGGATTTTTGTCCCTAATTCTTCTAATTCAGGAATATCAACGGTTTCAGCATAAGTCGTCGCCCGCCCAAAAATCATCGGATGTTGTCTTATACGTTTTGCAACAAGTGTAGCTAATGCAGTTTTATTTTTGAACATCGAACAGAAAGAATAAAGGTTACGGGGACCATCGGGAATAATCTCCTGGACCATTATTTCTTCTTTTTTTATTATTGAGTTTGTAGTTTCGTATACAGATATAAGTTCATCCATATTGTTTGCAGGGATAGCTTTCTTTTTGGTCGTTTTAACAAATAAATCTTTGACTGCAGGCTTTATGATTACAGGAAATTCCGGATTAAATTTTTTAAGTTCTTCAATGGAATAGGGGTAAAAGGTTTTGGGGATTGGAACACCAACTTTTTGAGCAAGAGCATACGTAAGTTTTTTGTTGTATAAAAGTTCAGTTATTTGCCATTCCGGGGAGGAAATTTTATAATGTAAAGAGAGCAATTCTTTATTAGCAGACAGCAACCTCACCATTTCATCTGTTGTAGGAAATATTAAGCAATTAGAAAGTTTTTCCTGTTTTGCAAATTGAACTAAGAAATCTATAAATGATTTTTCGTTTTCAGGGGAGGGACATTTGGCAAACTTATGAACATATCTGGAAGAAGTGGCGATACAGGGTTCGGAATCCAGTAAATATACGGAAATATTTTCCCGTGCAAGACTTCTGATTACTCCTAACCCCTGGTAATCTCCGCCAATCACGACTGCGCATAAATTATTCATATTGTTCTAAACTACTTTTCATACAATATATTTGTATAAATAATACAATTTTTTGATTTGTCCAACGAAAACTTACAAACTCAACAGTGAGAACTGAGAAGATGGAAAAACAAAAAACAGAGGACAGATTTATTTTTGACAGAGATTTGCACAGATTACCACGAAAAACAGAAAGTTTGAAAGTTAAAAACAACCCGCTAAGAATATCAGCGGGAAGGTAGAATACAGAAAGAACAATTTCTCACACAAAGTCGCTAAGTCGTAAAGGGAAAAAAACAAATCGGGGGAAAGTAGGGATTCTCCATAGAAAATAATTGACAATTGAAGATAAATAATATAAAAATTAGCAATGTTAATAATAGGCATTCTCGCAAGTGGGAAAGGAAGTAATTTACAGGCTATCATAGACAACATAGCTTCCGGGAAATTAAACGCCAAGATAGGGTGTGTAATTTCGGATAACGCCGATGCATTTGCGCTTGAGCGGGCAAAAAAGGCGAAAATTCCTGCGTATCATATTCCTTATAAAAACACTCTTATGCCTCAATGCGAGATAGAATACGTTGAGTGCCTAAAAAAACATAATGTAGAATTGGTATGTCTTGCAGGATTTATGCGGATAATCAAACCCACTCTCCTGAATGCATTCAAAAACAGAATAATAAACATTCATCCTGCATTATTGCCTGCATTTCCCGGATTACACGCACAGAAGCAAGCATATGATTACGGGGTAAAAGTAACGGGAGCCACGGTGCATTTTGTTGATGAAGGAATGGACACGGGAGGAATAATATTGCAAAGAACAGTTGAAGTAAAGAAAGATGACACTGAAGAAACGCTTAGCAAAAGGATTTTAGGTGTTGAACACCAAGTATATTCGGAAGCAATACAGTTATTTGCCGATAAACAGATAAAGTAGCAAAGAATCCAGCAGAGCTGCCACCGCCAAGGCGGGGTGTCGCTTTGCGCCAGATAAGAAGCTCTAATCCGCCCTTAGGCAGAAAGAGTTTATAAAAGGAAGGGGAAAATGAAAAAAATTATATCTACGGACAAAGCTCCACAAGCTATAGGTCCGTACAGTCAGGCAGTTTTAGCAAATGGATTTATGTTTATTTCGGGACAAATTCCGGTTGATTATGCTACGGGGAAAATTGCCGGAATTGGGATAAAAGACCAGACGCGGCAGGTTCTTGAGAATATAAAAGCCGTGCTTGCGGCAGGGAATTTAACACTTGATGCCGTAGTAAAGACAACAGTTTATTTGACGGATATGACAACTTTTACCGATATGAATGAAATATATCAGGGATACTTTAAAACAGAAACTCCAGCGCGGGCTACGGTACAGGTATCAAGACTGCCAAAAGACGTGTTAATAGAAATTGAAGCGATAGCGGCGCAGTAAGCAGACCAAAATAACAGATACGCAAAAAGTGTGTGATTGGGAAAAAAATATATAAGTTCGAACGGCTTGATTCCACGAATGACTACGCAAGTAAGATTGCGAAAGAGTCTATTGAAGGAACTGTAGTAATCGCCGATTACCAATCTAAAGGAAAGGGAACACCCGGAAAGATATGGTTCTCCCCTGAAGGCGGAATCTGGTTGTCCGTAATCCTGAAACCAAAAAGCGCTTCCTGTATTTCTTTGATGGCAAGCGTTGCGGTTTATGAGACATTGAAATCGCTGAAATTACCCGTACGGATAAAATGGCCCAACGATGTTATGGTAAATTCCAAAAAGATTTCCGGGATATTAACCGAAGCTCATGGGAAAAATAACGCTATAGTCGGGATAGGAATAAACTTGAATATTTCTGAATTTCCGGACGCACTAAAAAACATCGCTACTTCTGCTATGATAGAAAAAAATAAGGTTTTCAACAAACAGAAAGTCTTTAACATCCTCATAAAACAGTTAGATAAAAAATATTCCCTACTAAAAAATAAAAAAGGAAAATTACTTGAAGAGTGGAAAAAATATGCAAACATTATAGGCAAGCAGATAAA
This genomic interval carries:
- a CDS encoding ATP-grasp domain-containing protein, with the translated sequence MNNLCAVVIGGDYQGLGVIRSLARENISVYLLDSEPCIATSSRYVHKFAKCPSPENEKSFIDFLVQFAKQEKLSNCLIFPTTDEMVRLLSANKELLSLHYKISSPEWQITELLYNKKLTYALAQKVGVPIPKTFYPYSIEELKKFNPEFPVIIKPAVKDLFVKTTKKKAIPANNMDELISVYETTNSIIKKEEIMVQEIIPDGPRNLYSFCSMFKNKTALATLVAKRIRQHPMIFGRATTYAETVDIPELEELGTKILSEADYYGLSEVEFIWDTRDEKYKLLDINARTWGWHTLGNIVGINFPLVLYNDMMGLIQKSNKKMIDGKWMRLLTDLPVAMGEIIKGNLSSEDYINSLTGLKDAVWDDNDPLPFLKEIFLLPYLLKKRGF
- the purN gene encoding phosphoribosylglycinamide formyltransferase translates to MLIIGILASGKGSNLQAIIDNIASGKLNAKIGCVISDNADAFALERAKKAKIPAYHIPYKNTLMPQCEIEYVECLKKHNVELVCLAGFMRIIKPTLLNAFKNRIINIHPALLPAFPGLHAQKQAYDYGVKVTGATVHFVDEGMDTGGIILQRTVEVKKDDTEETLSKRILGVEHQVYSEAIQLFADKQIK
- a CDS encoding RidA family protein, whose amino-acid sequence is MKKIISTDKAPQAIGPYSQAVLANGFMFISGQIPVDYATGKIAGIGIKDQTRQVLENIKAVLAAGNLTLDAVVKTTVYLTDMTTFTDMNEIYQGYFKTETPARATVQVSRLPKDVLIEIEAIAAQ
- a CDS encoding biotin--[acetyl-CoA-carboxylase] ligase, with protein sequence MIGKKIYKFERLDSTNDYASKIAKESIEGTVVIADYQSKGKGTPGKIWFSPEGGIWLSVILKPKSASCISLMASVAVYETLKSLKLPVRIKWPNDVMVNSKKISGILTEAHGKNNAIVGIGINLNISEFPDALKNIATSAMIEKNKVFNKQKVFNILIKQLDKKYSLLKNKKGKLLEEWKKYANIIGKQIKTNVSGELIEGKVKDIDENGALMVEMAGGKVKKITTGTITLQSADFRINRLTEEFWILPAGRQGSRQDGNDRWR